In a genomic window of Chryseobacterium sp. G0162:
- a CDS encoding ABC transporter substrate-binding protein translates to MKQKILLLFTAFSLIACKRESKISSSDWTTLSNRTQYKEQYGNLELKSGNFTYNFKQNQTPFKKIILLNASMAGYISEIGAENLIIGVSSPEYIYSEKIQNLIKEGKIQNVGSDQKYDVEKIISIKPDAIFTNYIASFDNAYQLLKNNGIQVIFLDEYMEQQPLQKTAYIKLFGELFGKEKEAEAKYQEVEKNYNDLKQLALKAKEKPVVLANEMYGDVWYLPGGNTSVAHYIADANATYIMKDNKDEKALTMSFEEVYAKTNGVQYWVNAGNHTSKKEMLKMNPFYGKLEVFNKGKLYTMAGKEREKANDFFESGVVRADIILKDYIKIFHPELLPDYQLTYMKELQ, encoded by the coding sequence ATGAAACAGAAAATTTTACTTTTATTTACGGCATTTTCGCTAATTGCCTGTAAAAGAGAATCAAAAATTTCGTCCTCAGACTGGACGACTCTCTCAAATCGTACCCAATACAAGGAACAGTACGGAAATCTGGAGCTTAAATCGGGGAATTTTACCTATAATTTTAAGCAAAATCAGACGCCTTTCAAGAAAATCATCCTTCTTAATGCCAGTATGGCGGGGTATATTTCAGAGATTGGAGCTGAAAATTTAATCATTGGGGTATCAAGTCCGGAGTACATTTATTCAGAAAAGATCCAGAATCTGATTAAAGAAGGAAAAATTCAGAATGTAGGAAGCGACCAGAAGTATGATGTGGAGAAAATTATTTCCATAAAACCGGATGCTATTTTTACTAATTATATTGCAAGTTTTGATAACGCTTATCAGTTATTGAAGAACAATGGAATTCAGGTTATATTCCTTGATGAATATATGGAGCAGCAGCCATTGCAAAAAACCGCTTACATTAAACTGTTCGGAGAGCTTTTTGGAAAGGAGAAAGAAGCCGAAGCTAAGTATCAGGAAGTGGAAAAAAACTATAATGACCTGAAACAATTGGCGTTAAAAGCAAAAGAAAAGCCTGTTGTTTTAGCCAATGAAATGTATGGCGATGTTTGGTATCTGCCGGGTGGAAATACTTCAGTAGCTCATTATATTGCCGATGCTAATGCAACTTATATTATGAAAGATAATAAGGATGAAAAAGCGCTGACGATGAGTTTTGAAGAAGTGTATGCTAAAACAAATGGCGTTCAATACTGGGTAAATGCAGGAAATCACACTTCAAAAAAGGAAATGTTGAAAATGAATCCTTTTTATGGAAAACTGGAGGTGTTCAATAAAGGAAAGCTGTATACAATGGCAGGAAAAGAGAGAGAGAAAGCCAATGATTTCTTTGAAAGCGGTGTGGTAAGAGCAGATATAATCCTTAAAGATTATATTAAAATCTTCCATCCTGAACTTTTACCGGATTATCAGCTTACTTATATGAAAGAATTGCAGTAA